The DNA region CTGGCGTGGACGGGCGGCTGCTGACCCGCGCGGAGGGCCGCCAAGACCGCGTCCATGTGCCGGTCGAAGGTGTATTCGAACGTGCGGGCCTCGTCGTTGAAGTAGCCGGCCTCCCACACTCGCCGCATCTCGTCCCCGGCCACCGACAGCGTCAGCCGCTTGACGGTGTCCTCGATGATGAGCCGTCCCTCCGTGCCGTTTACCTCGATCACCTGGGTGTCGGGATAGGCATATGAGGAGTCGTAGGACCCGACGAGCGAGCCCACCGCCCCCGAAGCGAACCGCAGTGCCACCGCGAGCGTCGTGTAGGTCCCCGGACGCGTCATGTCGGTCATCTGGGCGGCGACCGAGCTGATGGGGCCGCACAGGTGCTCGAGCATGTCGAGGCCGTGCACCTGCGTCTCGATCAGGTTCGCGTGGGGGCTGGTGCCGAAGTTCGGCTCGCCGCCGAATCGCCAGGTGGCGAACACGATGTCCCCGAGCTCGCCCGCGTCGATCGCGGCCTTGGCGCGCTGCACGGGTTCGGCGTAGCGGTGGTTGAGGTTGATGGCGAAGAACACGCCTCGGCGTTCGGCCTCGGCGAGCAGGGCATCGGCCTCTTCAAGGTCGAATACCAGGGGTTTCTCGACCAGGAGCGGCACGCCGCGCTGCAGGAGGTGGAGCGTCGGCCCGAAATGGACTTCGTTCGGCAGGCAGACGGTGACCAGGTCGGGCCGTGCCTGGTCGAGCATCGTGTCGATGTCGGTAAACGGCGTCGTGGCGAACTCGGCGGCACGTGCGGCCGTGCGGCCAGGGTCGCGCCCCACGATGCCGACCAACTCGACGTCGTGGCGTCGCGACAGGATCCGCGCGTGCTGGGCACCCCAGCCCCCTGTACCGACCACAGCGACCTTCAGTGCTTCGTTCATCGTCGAACCCTCCAATGCATTCGCAGGAACCGTCACCACAGTAGTCGCCGAGGATCGGTAGTCTCGGGGCATGACGAATTCACCGGCGGTCACGTGACGGACTGGAGCGGTTACGACGAGTCCGACGCCAAGGTGCGCCCCGGGCGCAGTTCGCGGCCCCGATCCAAGATCAGGCCTGCACACGCGGATGCAGTCGACGGCGTCGTGACGATCGT from Demequina lutea includes:
- a CDS encoding Gfo/Idh/MocA family protein, with amino-acid sequence MNEALKVAVVGTGGWGAQHARILSRRHDVELVGIVGRDPGRTAARAAEFATTPFTDIDTMLDQARPDLVTVCLPNEVHFGPTLHLLQRGVPLLVEKPLVFDLEEADALLAEAERRGVFFAINLNHRYAEPVQRAKAAIDAGELGDIVFATWRFGGEPNFGTSPHANLIETQVHGLDMLEHLCGPISSVAAQMTDMTRPGTYTTLAVALRFASGAVGSLVGSYDSSYAYPDTQVIEVNGTEGRLIIEDTVKRLTLSVAGDEMRRVWEAGYFNDEARTFEYTFDRHMDAVLAALRAGQQPPVHAREGRRALELAMGIIRSFEEGVRIAV